A region from the Kineothrix sp. IPX-CK genome encodes:
- a CDS encoding sugar ABC transporter substrate-binding protein, producing MKRKLVNVLLTAVFAASVMLTGCGNSSTAADTQGEGDTQVAADEQGVTDESAGTEVAAVDPVEIEFWTISLQPTFTDFFNGLIAQYQEENPGVTVKWVDLPYESIQEKLVTSAAGGSSPDVVNLNTQMALTLAGKGALVDLNAEATEEQRSIYIPSLYESTQLGESAYAFPWYASPNIMFYNTELFEQAGITEIPTTYEEANQLAKQMKDATGAYLYNPPELFNMLFEEGIPILNEDNTAAAFNTQQTADLLAAFQEYTKEGVLANNNWGKWDEELKLFETGKLAIISSSGSSLSRIKDEAPDVYEKIAIASPLTGSEKLSRNALMNIVVPQASKNHEEAIKFAAWITNDANQLAFCKEVAIFPSTTAAAADSYFTSDTETLEGQARAMSAQLSDTSKDYSLGVEGQGDIQADVNKAYEAAIIGGNDIQGALDNAEQLVNSELK from the coding sequence ATGAAAAGGAAACTAGTTAATGTATTACTCACTGCTGTGTTTGCAGCAAGCGTTATGCTTACCGGATGCGGCAATAGCAGCACTGCAGCCGACACACAAGGGGAAGGGGATACGCAGGTTGCAGCAGATGAGCAGGGTGTAACGGACGAATCTGCAGGTACAGAGGTAGCGGCAGTCGATCCCGTGGAAATTGAATTCTGGACGATATCACTGCAACCGACTTTTACGGATTTCTTTAACGGACTGATAGCCCAGTATCAAGAAGAAAACCCAGGTGTAACAGTAAAATGGGTAGATCTTCCCTATGAATCCATTCAAGAAAAGCTTGTTACTTCGGCAGCCGGCGGAAGCTCCCCGGATGTTGTAAACCTGAATACGCAGATGGCGCTGACTTTAGCTGGAAAAGGTGCACTGGTAGATTTAAATGCAGAAGCGACAGAGGAACAAAGGAGCATTTATATCCCAAGCCTTTATGAGTCCACACAGCTTGGGGAGTCGGCATATGCATTTCCCTGGTATGCATCACCTAATATAATGTTCTACAACACAGAATTGTTCGAACAGGCCGGAATTACAGAGATACCGACCACCTATGAAGAGGCAAATCAACTTGCAAAACAGATGAAGGATGCCACGGGTGCTTATTTATATAATCCTCCGGAATTATTCAACATGTTGTTTGAAGAAGGAATTCCGATATTGAATGAAGACAATACTGCCGCAGCATTTAATACCCAGCAGACTGCTGATTTGCTTGCAGCGTTCCAGGAATATACCAAAGAAGGTGTTCTTGCCAATAACAACTGGGGTAAATGGGATGAAGAGCTGAAGCTGTTTGAAACAGGGAAGCTTGCTATTATCAGCTCCTCAGGATCTTCTCTTTCCAGAATCAAGGACGAGGCACCCGATGTCTATGAGAAAATTGCAATCGCATCACCTCTTACTGGATCAGAAAAGCTTAGCAGAAACGCTTTAATGAACATAGTTGTGCCACAAGCGAGCAAGAATCATGAGGAAGCAATCAAATTTGCTGCATGGATTACCAACGATGCAAATCAGCTGGCATTTTGTAAAGAGGTTGCCATATTCCCTTCTACAACGGCCGCAGCAGCAGATTCCTATTTTACATCTGATACGGAGACTCTGGAAGGACAGGCAAGAGCGATGTCTGCACAGCTTAGCGATACGTCAAAGGATTATTCGCTGGGAGTTGAGGGCCAGGGAGATATTCAGGCAGATGTCAATAAAGCGTATGAAGCTGCAATCATTGGGGGAAATGATATACAGGGAGCTCTTGACAATGCAGAGCAGTTAGTAAACTCTGAATTGAAATAA